From the genome of Polyodon spathula isolate WHYD16114869_AA chromosome 14, ASM1765450v1, whole genome shotgun sequence, one region includes:
- the LOC121326739 gene encoding myelin-associated neurite-outgrowth inhibitor isoform X2, protein MNPVYSPAPSGVPYANPKGIGYPAGFPMGYAAAPGYSPNMYPGANAAFQTGFAPGTPYKVSCSPTTGAVPPYSSSPNPYQTAMYPLRSAYPPQNPYAQQGAYYTQPLYAAPPHVIHHTTVVQPNGMPAAMYAPPIPQHRANGVAMGMVAGTTMAMSAGTLLTTHSPSPVAPHQVTMPTYRPPGTPTYSYVPPQW, encoded by the exons ATGAACCCGGTTTACAGCCCAGCACCTTCAGGGGTCCCCTATGCAAATCCAAAAGGAATTGGATATCCAG CTGGTTTTCCAATGGGCTATGCAGCTGCTCCCGGTTACTCTCCTAATATGTACCCTGGCGCAAATGCAGCCTTTCAGACAG gGTTCGCCCCAGGCACACCGTATAAAGTCTCCTGCTCTCCCACTACTGGAGCAGTGCCACCATACTCCTCATCACCAAACCCCTACCAGACAGCAATGTACCCGCTTCGAAGTGCTTATCCACCACAGAACCCGTATGCACAG CAAGGTGCTTACTACACACAACCTCTGTATGCAGCACCGCCCCATGTAATCCACCACACCACAGTCGTTCAGCCCAATGGTATGCCTGCGGCCATGTACGCTCCTCCTATCCCACAACACAGAGCTAATGGTGTTGCCATGGGCATGGTAGCTGGGACCACTATGGCAATGTCAGCTG gCACTTTGTTGACAACCCATTCCCCATCTCCTGTAGCTCCTCATCAAGTTACGATGCCCACATACCGGCCTCCAGGGACACCTACCTATAGCTACGTGCCCCCGCAGTGGTGA
- the LOC121326739 gene encoding myelin-associated neurite-outgrowth inhibitor isoform X1 gives MNPVYSPAPSGVPYANPKGIGYPAGFPMGYAAAPGYSPNMYPGANAAFQTGFAPGTPYKVSCSPTTGAVPPYSSSPNPYQTAMYPLRSAYPPQNPYAQQGAYYTQPLYAAPPHVIHHTTVVQPNGMPAAMYAPPIPQHRANGVAMGMVAGTTMAMSAGMSTLLTTHSPSPVAPHQVTMPTYRPPGTPTYSYVPPQW, from the exons ATGAACCCGGTTTACAGCCCAGCACCTTCAGGGGTCCCCTATGCAAATCCAAAAGGAATTGGATATCCAG CTGGTTTTCCAATGGGCTATGCAGCTGCTCCCGGTTACTCTCCTAATATGTACCCTGGCGCAAATGCAGCCTTTCAGACAG gGTTCGCCCCAGGCACACCGTATAAAGTCTCCTGCTCTCCCACTACTGGAGCAGTGCCACCATACTCCTCATCACCAAACCCCTACCAGACAGCAATGTACCCGCTTCGAAGTGCTTATCCACCACAGAACCCGTATGCACAG CAAGGTGCTTACTACACACAACCTCTGTATGCAGCACCGCCCCATGTAATCCACCACACCACAGTCGTTCAGCCCAATGGTATGCCTGCGGCCATGTACGCTCCTCCTATCCCACAACACAGAGCTAATGGTGTTGCCATGGGCATGGTAGCTGGGACCACTATGGCAATGTCAGCTGGTATGA gCACTTTGTTGACAACCCATTCCCCATCTCCTGTAGCTCCTCATCAAGTTACGATGCCCACATACCGGCCTCCAGGGACACCTACCTATAGCTACGTGCCCCCGCAGTGGTGA
- the LOC121326739 gene encoding myelin-associated neurite-outgrowth inhibitor isoform X4: protein MNPVYSPAPSGVPYANPKGIGYPAGFPMGYAAAPGYSPNMYPGANAAFQTGFAPGTPYKVSCSPTTGAVPPYSSSPNPYQTAMYPLRSAYPPQNPYAQQGAYYTQPLYAAPPHVIHHTTVVQPNGMPAAMYAPPIPQHRANGVAMGMVAGTTMAMSAAPHQVTMPTYRPPGTPTYSYVPPQW from the exons ATGAACCCGGTTTACAGCCCAGCACCTTCAGGGGTCCCCTATGCAAATCCAAAAGGAATTGGATATCCAG CTGGTTTTCCAATGGGCTATGCAGCTGCTCCCGGTTACTCTCCTAATATGTACCCTGGCGCAAATGCAGCCTTTCAGACAG gGTTCGCCCCAGGCACACCGTATAAAGTCTCCTGCTCTCCCACTACTGGAGCAGTGCCACCATACTCCTCATCACCAAACCCCTACCAGACAGCAATGTACCCGCTTCGAAGTGCTTATCCACCACAGAACCCGTATGCACAG CAAGGTGCTTACTACACACAACCTCTGTATGCAGCACCGCCCCATGTAATCCACCACACCACAGTCGTTCAGCCCAATGGTATGCCTGCGGCCATGTACGCTCCTCCTATCCCACAACACAGAGCTAATGGTGTTGCCATGGGCATGGTAGCTGGGACCACTATGGCAATGTCAGCTG CTCCTCATCAAGTTACGATGCCCACATACCGGCCTCCAGGGACACCTACCTATAGCTACGTGCCCCCGCAGTGGTGA
- the LOC121326739 gene encoding myelin-associated neurite-outgrowth inhibitor isoform X3, with translation MNPVYSPAPSGVPYANPKGIGYPAGFPMGYAAAPGYSPNMYPGANAAFQTGFAPGTPYKVSCSPTTGAVPPYSSSPNPYQTAMYPLRSAYPPQNPYAQQGAYYTQPLYAAPPHVIHHTTVVQPNGMPAAMYAPPIPQHRANGVAMGMVAGTTMAMSAGMTPHQVTMPTYRPPGTPTYSYVPPQW, from the exons ATGAACCCGGTTTACAGCCCAGCACCTTCAGGGGTCCCCTATGCAAATCCAAAAGGAATTGGATATCCAG CTGGTTTTCCAATGGGCTATGCAGCTGCTCCCGGTTACTCTCCTAATATGTACCCTGGCGCAAATGCAGCCTTTCAGACAG gGTTCGCCCCAGGCACACCGTATAAAGTCTCCTGCTCTCCCACTACTGGAGCAGTGCCACCATACTCCTCATCACCAAACCCCTACCAGACAGCAATGTACCCGCTTCGAAGTGCTTATCCACCACAGAACCCGTATGCACAG CAAGGTGCTTACTACACACAACCTCTGTATGCAGCACCGCCCCATGTAATCCACCACACCACAGTCGTTCAGCCCAATGGTATGCCTGCGGCCATGTACGCTCCTCCTATCCCACAACACAGAGCTAATGGTGTTGCCATGGGCATGGTAGCTGGGACCACTATGGCAATGTCAGCTGGTATGA CTCCTCATCAAGTTACGATGCCCACATACCGGCCTCCAGGGACACCTACCTATAGCTACGTGCCCCCGCAGTGGTGA